Proteins from a genomic interval of Rhizobium etli CFN 42:
- a CDS encoding AEC family transporter → MADIVSLLLPFFGLILIGYLAAKATKQPAEALGWLNTFIIYAALPALFFKLVSRTPIEELTRVDFIVTDIAATYAVFVLLFVIGCFVRRNPLDECTIQSFAGAYGNIGYMGPGLALLALGEGAAVPVALIICFENALHFIVAPALMAAAGDDKRSAGRLAADIARKVALHPFILSTTAGFAVAAFHIDQPLALQRLVDYLAQAAAPCALFAMGVTLALRPLKRIPAEISYIVPAKLILHPIAVFLALTAVGGFEPVWIQSAVLLASLPTATNVFVIGQQYGVWQERASATILITTVLSVATVSLWLIAIRSGLLSLQLFP, encoded by the coding sequence TTGGCCGATATCGTCAGCCTGCTCCTGCCGTTCTTCGGCCTGATCCTGATCGGTTACCTCGCCGCAAAGGCGACGAAGCAGCCGGCCGAGGCGCTCGGCTGGCTGAACACTTTCATCATCTATGCCGCCCTGCCCGCTTTGTTCTTCAAGCTCGTCTCGCGCACGCCGATCGAAGAGCTGACGCGGGTCGATTTCATTGTCACCGATATCGCCGCGACCTATGCGGTCTTCGTCCTGCTCTTTGTCATCGGCTGTTTCGTGCGCCGCAATCCGCTTGATGAATGCACCATCCAGTCCTTTGCCGGCGCCTACGGCAATATAGGGTATATGGGGCCGGGGCTGGCGCTGCTTGCGCTCGGCGAAGGCGCTGCCGTGCCGGTGGCGCTGATCATCTGCTTTGAGAATGCGCTGCATTTCATCGTTGCGCCGGCGTTGATGGCGGCAGCCGGCGACGACAAGCGTTCGGCAGGCCGGCTCGCCGCCGATATTGCCCGCAAGGTGGCGCTGCATCCGTTCATCCTGTCGACGACGGCAGGCTTTGCCGTCGCCGCCTTTCACATCGACCAGCCCCTGGCCCTTCAGCGGCTTGTCGACTACCTCGCTCAGGCAGCTGCTCCCTGCGCCCTCTTCGCCATGGGCGTCACGCTGGCTCTGAGGCCGCTGAAGCGGATTCCGGCGGAGATTTCCTATATCGTGCCGGCGAAGCTGATCCTGCATCCGATCGCGGTGTTCCTCGCGCTGACTGCTGTCGGCGGTTTCGAGCCGGTCTGGATCCAGTCGGCCGTGCTGCTCGCCTCACTGCCGACGGCGACCAATGTCTTCGTCATCGGCCAGCAATATGGCGTGTGGCAGGAGCGCGCCTCGGCGACGATCCTGATCACGACGGTGCTTTCGGTGGCCACCGTTTCGCTCTGGCTGATTGCGATCCGCTCAGGCCTTCTTTCGCTTCAGCTTTTCCCGTAG
- a CDS encoding cytochrome c biogenesis CcdA family protein gives MSIADISLWSALIAGALSFLSPCVLPLVPPYLCYMAGISVDQFRGGSAVAVAPDVRRGVLFSALFFTLGFATVFVALGAGASSIGMALRQHLDLLSKIGGLIIIVMGLNFLGLFRIGFLGREARFQSGGKPATLTGAYVMGLAFAFGWTPCIGPVLGAILGVAASRETVGSGAGLLAIYSLGLAIPFWIAAGFSGAFMRFLSRFRHHLGTVEKVMGVFLILTGLAFLFGWVSDVAIWFQQTFPILMQIG, from the coding sequence GTGTCGATTGCCGATATTTCCCTGTGGAGCGCGTTGATAGCCGGGGCGCTTTCCTTTCTTTCGCCCTGCGTGCTTCCCCTCGTCCCGCCCTATCTCTGCTATATGGCCGGCATTTCAGTCGATCAGTTTCGTGGCGGCTCCGCGGTGGCGGTGGCGCCCGATGTCAGGCGCGGCGTGCTCTTCTCCGCGCTGTTTTTCACGCTCGGCTTTGCCACCGTCTTCGTGGCGCTCGGCGCCGGGGCTTCCAGCATCGGCATGGCGCTTCGCCAGCATCTCGACCTGCTCTCCAAGATCGGCGGGCTGATCATCATCGTCATGGGGCTGAATTTCCTCGGTCTCTTCCGAATCGGGTTTCTCGGCCGCGAGGCGCGCTTCCAAAGTGGCGGCAAGCCGGCGACGCTGACGGGCGCCTATGTCATGGGTCTGGCCTTCGCCTTCGGCTGGACGCCCTGCATCGGCCCGGTGCTCGGCGCGATTCTCGGTGTCGCCGCCTCGCGCGAGACGGTCGGCTCCGGCGCCGGGTTGCTCGCCATCTATTCGCTGGGTCTTGCCATTCCCTTCTGGATCGCCGCCGGCTTTTCCGGCGCCTTCATGCGCTTCCTGTCGCGCTTCCGCCATCATCTCGGCACGGTAGAAAAGGTGATGGGCGTCTTCCTCATCCTCACCGGCCTCGCCTTCCTGTTCGGCTGGGTCAGCGATGTGGCAATCTGGTTCCAGCAGACCTTTCCGATCCTGATGCAAATCGGCTAG